A portion of the Anthonomus grandis grandis chromosome 7, icAntGran1.3, whole genome shotgun sequence genome contains these proteins:
- the LOC126738829 gene encoding mucin-3A-like, whose translation MWCGWTFCVLWIVASLERMTCDNPEFSPPVLFLKANINGKLIPDSLEILPSTPKSSGFMREVPEHLLETPLGGIKKGHTTKRSATDDPDNLNPENTRATTNFMTDIPSLSLKNVVTEVNVQETFNGRTIERKPTAEELQEVQRKFYNNNEIDIDDDDAMLMDKEPSHQQPEDVEDIFQKEPSIAEDVDDMETILKDNEDPFIPDNDDEEFDKISELINKPSRKFYHTRTQNFSKVKEFNISISESEGDSFDEQEKDAESDWTEEIDFAEESTTTEPRLLNVIDTEANRGEEVNTVASVELALLNDLNLEANGSEEMERASEEGITKSAVTTESFSFAKEVVVASVEFTTLKSASVDPNSTSELHAMRANGSEEASVDLTQEITTDSALNSSDVTTESFAFAKEVVASSVGLTTLKSASVDPNGISELHAMRANGSEQLGKASVDLTQKTTTESALDLSDVTTESFSLDKEVVVSSVDFTTLKSASVDLNSTSELHLMRVNRSEEASVDLTQETTTDSALNSSGVTTEAFSFAKEVVVSSVDSSTIKSASVDSNSNNELHPTEENGGEQLEKVSRDFTQEGTSKSASNQSAVSTESFSFAKEVVGSSVDFTTLKPGSVDPHSTSELHAMRVNGSEELAKVSVDLGREATTKSVLNPPEVTIESFSLANEAKVSSVDFTTLKPASVDPNSTSKLHPMRANGSEELVTVSVDLTQEATTKSAFDQSEVSTESFSFAKETLESSVDSSTNKLHPMRANESEELSIASNYLTQEASTKSAVTTESFSPPREADVSSVDFTTLKPIVVDPNSTSELLPMKANGSENFSTPSVAPTEEATTESALNPSDATTESFSLTGEIDASSVNSTTLSPAGPDLNELNPMGATGSKDLSTPLVFLTQEETTKSALNPSEVTTESFSPSREADVLSVDFTTLKPTVVGPNSTSELNPMKANGSEDLSTPSVAPTEEATTESAMNPYEVTTESFSPSMEADVSSVDFTTLKPTGADPNSTNGFATLGVNASEELTTSSIDLLQELTSKSVILSTIEPDVTTEAMSTLSSVDFTDVPTIHEQLTEDQHIEEEVATVIQELTDSTVSPLTDNNDLPMTTDEPLVDSTTVKTIDPVTTPEDVQRPLEETVTETVEESSEESTISTILKLLTKVEPSPSEVASLFNKELEAIEEYEEDDFDEESTGSTGGFDGYEFLKKAKKTGRVEMEPVLRGTILNNSAEFSLKISRKNETFYVPSSAHIEECDNVLNITWRSFGGMNNSVVLKLLDKEDMGFYIIKEIITNLMWKENEFVSLKKPVAITPDAILDDTMPGRIRVVMMKDGTYVTFSNVEFLKKIAPVSNARENLDNPSTQSKLWHFEIATICLVSAIFIAIVLYVLATRTRKGQIALREKDDLPQVTHC comes from the exons GACACACGACCAAACGGAGTGCGACCGACGATCCAGACAACCTAAATCCGGAAAACACGCGGGCCACAACAAACTTCATGACag ACATTCCATCCTTAAGCCTCAAGAACGTCGTAACGGAAGTCAACGTGCAAGAAACCTTCAACGGACGTACCATAGAACGAAAACCCACTGCAGAAGAACTCCAAGAGGTCCAACGAAAATTCTACAACAACAATGAGATCGACATTGATGATGATGATGCAATGTTGATGGACAAAGAACCTTCTCATCAACAACCCGAAGATGTCGAAGACATATTTCAGAAAGAGCCTTCTATAGCAGAAGATGTTGATGATATGGAGACGATCCTTAAGGATAACGAGGACCCTTTCATACCAGACAACGACGACGAAGAGTTCGACAAAATATCGGAGCTAATCAACAAACCGTCCAGGAAGTTCTACCACACTCGAACGCAAAACTTCTCGAAAGTCAAGGAGTTTAATATCAGCATCAGTGAGAGCGAGGGAGACTCCTTTGATGAGCAAGAGAAAGACGCGGAGTCAGATTGGACAGAGGAGATTGATTTTGCAGAGGAATCCACCACCACCGAACCTAGACTTTTGAATGTAATTGATACAGAAGCAAATAGAGGTGAAGAGGTCAACACAGTAGCTTCTGTAGAGCTGGCCCTCTTGAATGACCTTAATCTGGAAGCAAATGGAAGTGAAGAGATGGAGAGAGCTTCAGAGGAAGGAATCACTAAGTCTGCAGTTACTACAGAGTCATTTTCTTTTGCTAAGGAAGTAGTAGTAGCGTCTGTAGAGTTTACAACGCTGAAATCTGCAAGTGTAGATCCCAATAGCACCAGTGAACTGCATGCAATGAGAGCAAATGGAAGTGAAGAGGCTTCAGTGGATCTTACTCAGGAAATAACCACTGACTCTGCATTAAATTCATCTGATGTTACTACAGAATCATTTGCTTTTGCTAAGGAAGTAGTAGCATCTTCTGTAGGCTTAACAACGCTGAAATCTGCAAGTGTAGATCCCAATGGCATCAGTGAACTGCATGCAATGAGAGCAAATGGAAGTGAACAACTGGGAAAGGCTTCAGTGGATCTCACACAGAAAACAACCACTGAATCTGCATTGGATCTATCTGATGTGACTACAGAATCATTTTCTCTTGATAAGGAAGTAGTAGTATCTTCTGTAGACTTTACAACTCTAAAATCTGCTAGTGTAGACCTCAATAGCACCAGTGAATTGCATCTAATGAGAGTAAATAGAAGTGAAGAGGCTTCAGTGGATCTTACTCAGGAAACAACCACTGACTCTGCATTGAATTCATCTGGTGTTACTACAGAAGCATTTTCTTTTGCTAAGGAAGTAGTAGTATCTTCTGTAGACTCTTCAACTATAAAATCTGCGAGTGTAGACTCCAATAGCAACAACGAACTGCATCCAACGGAAGAAAATGGAGGTGAACAGCTGGAGAAAGTTTCAAGAGATTTTACACAGGAAGGAACCAGCAAGTCTGCATCGAATCAATCTGCAGTAAGTACAGAATCATTTTCTTTTGCTAAGGAAGTAGTAGGATCTTCTGTAGACTTTACAACGCTAAAACCTGGAAGTGTAGATCCCCATAGTACCAGTGAACTGCATGCAATGAGAGTAAATGGAAGTGAAGAACTGGCAAAAGTTTCAGTGGATCTTGGACGAGAAGCAACCACCAAGTCTGTTTTGAATCCACCTGAAGTGACTATAGAATCATTTTCTCTTGCCAATGAAGCAAAAGTATCTTCTGTAGACTTTACAACCTTGAAACCTGCGAGTGTAGATCCCAATAGCACAAGTAAACTGCATCCAATGAGAGCAAATGGAAGTGAAGAGTTGGTCACAGTTTCAGTGGATCTTACACAAGAAGCAACCACTAAATCTGCTTTCGATCAATCTGAAGTTAGTACAGAATCATTTTCTTTTGCCAAGGAAACACTAGAATCTTCTGTAGACAGTAGCACCAATAAACTGCATCCAATGAGAGCAAATGAGAGTGAAGAACTGTCCATAGCTTCAAATTATCTTACGCAAGAAGCAAGCACCAAATCTGCAGTGACTACAGAATCTTTTTCTCCTCCCAGAGAAGCAGACGTATCGTCTGTAGACTTTACAACCCTGAAACCTATAGTTGTAGACCCCAATAGCACCAGTGAACTTCTTCCGATGAAAGCAAATGGAAGTGAAAATTTTTCAACACCTTCAGTAGCTCCTACAGAGGAAGCAACCACCGAATCTGCATTGAATCCATCTGATGCTACTACAGAATCATTTTCTCTTACCGGAGAAATAGACGCATCATCTGTAAACTCTACAACCCTGTCACCTGCAGGTCCAGACCTCAATGAACTGAATCCTATGGGAGCAACTGGAAGTAAAGATCTATCCACACCTTTAGTATTTCTTACACAAGAAGAAACCACCAAATCCGCATTGAATCCATCTGAAGTGACTACAGAATCATTTTCACCTTCTAGGGAAGCAGACGTATTGTCTGTAGACTTTACAACCCTGAAACCTACAGTTGTAGGCCCCAATAGCACCAGTGAACTTAATCCAATGAAAGCAAATGGAAGCGAAGATCTTTCAACACCTTCAGTAGCTCCTACAGAGGAAGCAACCACCGAATCTGCAATGAATCCATATGAAGTGACTACAGAATCATTTTCACCTTCTATGGAAGCAGACGTATCGTCTGTAGACTTTACAACCCTGAAACCTACAGGTGCAGACCCCAATAGCACCAACGGTTTTGCCACATTGGGGGTAAATGCAAGTGAAGAGTTAACCACTTCTTCAATAGACTTACTGCAAGAATTAACCAGCAAATCTGTAATCTTAAGCACCATTGAACCTGATGTGACTACAGAAGCAATGAGTACATTATCTTCTGTAGACTTTACAGATGTACCAACCATACATGAGCAACTAACTGAGGACCAACATATTGAAGAAGAAGTAGCCACGGTAATTCAAGAACTCACAGACTCAACTGTGTCACCATTAACTGATAATAATGACTTACCAATGACAACTGATGAGCCTCTGGTTGATTCAACAACTGTAAAAACTATTGACCCAGTTACAACTCCTGAAGATGTCCAGAGACCACTTGAAGAAACTGTGACAGAAACAGTTGAAGAATCTTCTGAAGAATCCACCATATCGACCATCCTAAAGCTTCTAACGAAAGTGGAACCGAGTCCTTCGGAGGTGGCCTCGTTGTTCAACAAGGAATTGGAGGCGATTGAGGAGTATGAAGAGGACGACTTTGATGAGGAGTCTACAGGATCTACCGGAGGGTTCGACGGTTACGAGTTCCTTAAGAAAGCCAAGAAGACCGGACGGGTTGAGATGGAACCGGTGCTGAGAGGTACGATATTGAACAACAGCGCCGAGTTTTCTTTGAAGATTAGCAGGAAG aATGAAACCTTTTACGTGCCGTCTTCTGCTCATATTGAAGAATGTGATAACGTTCTTAATATCACTTGGAGATCGTTTGGTGGGATGAACAACTCTGTAGTACTAAAGTTGTTGGATAAAGAGGACATGGGGTTCTACATCATCAAAGAGATCATCACTAATTTAATGTGGAAAg AAAACGAATTTGTATCATTGAAGAAACCCGTGGCGATCACTCCGGATGCAATTCTGGATGATAcgatgcctggaagaatcagGGTTGTGATGATGAAGGATGGGACCTACGTCACTTTCTCCAACGTggaattcttaaagaaaatcgcCCCGGTGTCTAATGCAAGAG aaaatctagACAACCCATCAACCCAATCGAAACTATGGCATTTCGAGATAGCGACCATCTGCTTAGTGTCGGCCATCTTCATAGCAATTGTACTATACGTGTTAGCAACCAGAACTAGAAAAGGACAGATTGCACTGAGGGAAAAGGACGACCTGCCACAAGTGACGCATTGTTGA